In Flavobacterium sp. GSB-24, the genomic window TTAAAACGAATGTGAAGAATAATTTCGTTATAAGCTTCGTCTGGTTCAATTTGGTATCGAATTCCAACCCAGCCGTGACCTTTAAATTGTTTGGCAAAATCTATTGTGGCTACAGTATTGGCGTAACTAAAGAAAAGTTTTGTTGGGTGTTTTTCTCTGCTTAAACGCTCTTCAATAATCTGTCCTTCATGAGTCAGCATTTTTTTTAAACGCTCTTCAGTCACATATCGTCCATCGCTTTCCACTCCATAAACCGCATCACTAAAATCTTTATCATAGGCAGACATTGCTTTTGCAATTGTTCCCGATGAACCTCCGGATCTGAAAAAATGTCTAACAGTCTCTTGTCCAGCACCAATTTCAGCAAATGTTCCGTAAATATTTTCGTTTAAATTAATACGTAAAGCTTTGTCTTTTATAGAAGGAATCTGTTCGATGACCTTGTCACCCTTGAGTTTTATTTCTGTACCCATTTTGTTTTAAATAGATTTGTTACAAAGTTAGTAAATTAGGCTTCTAATGAAAGAGAAATAATCCTATTTTTGTAAAAAAATTAAGTTCAATTGAAGGTTTATTTTTTAGGTACAGGTACTTCTCAAGGCATTCCGATTATCGGGATCGATCATCCAGTTTGTAAAAGCACTGATGCTAAGGATAAAAGGCTTCGTGTATCCATCTGGATTACATGGGGCGAGCATTCTTATGTCATCGATTGCGGACCAGATTTTAGACAGCAAATGCTTTCCTGCGGCTGTAGAAAACTCGACGCAATTCTATTTACTCACGAGCACGCAGACCACACTGCTGGTTTAGACGATATACGTCCGTTTAATTTTAGGCAGGGAGAAATTCCTATTTACGGTCATCAACGCGTTTTAGATAATCTAAGACGTCGTTTCGATTATGTTTTCGAAACAGTAAACAAATATCCTGGAGCTCCAAGCGTTAAAACAATCGAAGTGCAAAATAATGCGCCTTTTGCAATTGGAGATAAAATGGCGATGCCAATAAATGCTATGCATGGCGATTTGCAGGTTTTTGGATACAGAGTAGATGATTTTGCATATTTAACAGATGTAAAAACAATCGAACAAGCTGAAATTGATAAACTGAAAGGCTTGAAAGTATTGGTTGTAAATGCTTTAAGAGTTGAACCTCATGATACGCATTTTAACTTGCAGGAAGCGCTAGATTTTATTAATCTCGTTAAACCCGAAAAAGCTTATTTAACGCATATCAGCCACGTTTTAGGTTTTCATGAAGAAGTTCAAAAGAAACTTCCTGAAAATGTTTTTCTGGCTTATGACAATTTAGAAATTACAATTTAATTATACCACAAAATGAAAAAATCCTTAATGCTTTATCTTCTGATTTTAGCTGTTTTAATGAATGTCTTTACTTATGCTTTTTACAATAGTGAAGTAAAATTTGCGGAAAATAGATACGATAAAACAACTAAGAAACTAAGAGACAGCATCAATCTAGTAAAAACAAAATTGGCCGAAGCTGATTATTTTTCTTTAGAACATAACGAAAATGCTCAAAACTACTTTGACAACAGTGCTTCTGGCGGAAAAGTAATTTTGTATGAAAAACTGATTCCAGTTGTTACAGAGAAATTATTAGATTTCAACGCAAATCCAAAAGGGAATCCGTATACAGGTCAAGATCAGATTGGTCCGAATAAATTTATCATCAATAAAGTAAAAATTTTAAACCACAGATGGATTATTGCTGATTATAGTAATGGTGAATTATGGGGAGAAGTCTTGTTAAAATATTTTGTTGATAACGATGATAATATTACTTTTGAAGTAAATCAAACTTGGTTATATCAAAAATAGGATTTTATAATCCTATTTTTTTTGACCTTTAAATCAATAGGATTATGAAAAAGATGTTTTTGTTTTTGATTATGGCGAGCGCGTTTTCCTGCGCCAAAAAAGTTGCACAAGAAAATGTAAATACAACTCCACAAGAGCCAGTAAAAGAAGCTGTAGTAGGAGCAGATGCCGATTCTCACGGCTGTAAAGCTTCCGCTGGTTATACTTGGTCAATACTTAAAAAAGAATGTATCCGAATTTTTGAAGGAACAAAGTTGTCACATTATGATGATGGTAAAACGTACACTACTGCATCATATGTAATTTTCGATGGAAACAAAGCTGAACTTTTTCTGGAAACTCAAAAAGAATCCATCATTTTAGAAAGAAAGTCTGAAGGTGATTATTGGGTTAACGGCGATTGGCAGTTAATTCCTTGGAAAGGTTATGTTTTGAAGAAAAACGGAAAGATTTTTTATACAGGAGAATAAAGTTTACAGTTTTCAGTCGCAGTTTTCAATCTTAACAAACTGTAAACTGCGACTGAAAACTGAAAACTACAAACCCAGCCAATTCTTAAAATCAAAAAAATTCTGCGGAGCAACTCCATGTCCAACCGGATATTCTTTGTAAACAACAGGGACATTTAATTTATCTAAAATTGCTGGAGTTTTTCTAGCCCATTCAATCGGAATAACCTGATCTACAGTTCCGTGAGAGGCGAATATTTTAAGGTTTTTAAAGTCGTTGTTTTCAAAACCTTCTTTGATGATTTCTTCATTAAAATAACCACTCATTGCCACTACTCTTTGAATTTTTTCTGGATAAGAAAGTGCTGTTGCATAACTTAAAATAGATCCTTGGCTAAATCCAATCAGAGTTACGTTGTTCGCATCAATTGGGTAATTTGCAACCAATTCGTCAATAAATTTGGCAATTAAATCTCTTGAAGTTTTTGCTTGCTCATTATCTGAAAATTTATTCTGATCAGCATCAAAATTAATTGCGTACCAAGCGTATGCTCCATATTGTAAATCGTAAGGCGCTCTGGCAGAAATGATGTAATAGTTGTCTGGAAGTTCAGAAGCAAATGAGAATAAATCGGATTCGTTACTTCCGTATCCGTGCAATAAAAGCAATAATGGGTTTTTATCTAAAATTACTTTTGGTTCTCTTATTTTATATTCTAAAGATAGATTCATATTTTAATTGTGAATTGTGAATTGTGAATTGTGAATTTTCCGAATTTGGAATTTGGAATTTTTTAATTGAAATTTAAAAAATTAACCAATCTTTTTAAACCATTTTTGAAATAATTCTCCAACTAACGGAATTGGTTTTGTTTGTCCTTGAATGGCAGTAAAAATACCGAAAGTCCACAAAATTGAAATACAAATCCACATTGGTAAAGTAATAAAAAAACTGTCGAAATTGCTGATTATTGCGCCCAATGAAATAAAGGTTAAAGACAATCCTAAAGCCTGACGGATATGAAAAGAAGCAAAACTATTTTTGTTTTCAGAATTCATACTCATGGCGATCAAAACACCAATGATTAGAATGTAGCTGGTAATGGCGATTGATTTCCCTTCTTCGACTGAATTATTCATTTTATTATTTTGTAACAAGTTGATTTTGATTTAAAATTCCGTAAACAGAGCCTTTAATTTCAGTTCCTAAAAAAGCAGAATTTTTAGATTTTGAAAGAATGTTTTCTTTCGTAAAAGCTGATTTTCCTTCTGGAGTAAATAAGGTGAAATTTGCTTTTGCACCTTCTTCGATTGTGTTGTTTTCAAGACCAAAAAGCGTTCTTCCAGAAGTCAATTTTGCAATAACAGTTTCCAGTGGTAAAACTGTTAATAAAGCTCCAAAAGCGCTTTCTAAACCAATAGTTCCGTTTTTAGCTGTATCAAATTCCATTTTCTTGAATTCAATGTCAATCGGATTATGGTCAGATGTTATTGTGTCTATAGTTCCGTCAGCAATTCCATTTAATAAAGCTTGTCTGTCTACTTCAGTTCTTAAAGGAGGCGTAACTTTAAAGCGAGTATCAAATCCGTCCAGTTTTTCATCTGTTAAAACCAAATGATGTACAGATGCGCTGCAAGTTACATTTAGACCTTTAGCTTTAGCTTCTCTAATTAATTCAACCGATTTTGCTGTAGAAATGGTCGGAATATGAAGTTTTCCGCCAGTATATTCCAATAAAAACAAGTTTCTTGAAATCTGCAGTTCTTCGGCTAAGTTTGGAATTCCTTTTAAACCTAATCTTGTAGAAACAATTCCTTCGTTAGCAACACCATTTCCTTTAATATTAGGATCTTGCGAGTAAGCAATTACCAAACCATCAAAATCTTGTACATATTGTAAAGCGATTTTAAGGATATTTGCGTTGTCAATACTTTTGTTGTAATCTCCAAAAGCGATAGCGCCGGCATTTTTCATATCAAAAAGTTCTGCCATATCTTTTCCTTCACTTGCTTTAGTTAATGCTCCAATTGGGAAAATTTCTGTTGCAAAACCATTTGCTTTATTTTTCACAAAGCTTACCTGAGACTGATTGTCAATAACTGGTAAAGAGTTAGGCTGAAGTGCAATTGCGGTAAAACCGCTTTTTGCGGCAACATTTAAACCGTTTGCAATGGTTTCTCTGTCTTCGTAACCTGGTTCTCCTAGTGAAACACTGCTGTCAAACCAGCCCTGCGAAACGTGAAGGTCATCGAAACGTACAATTTCTGCATCATCGTTTGGAAGTGAAACGCCTATTTTTTCTATTAAACCATCTGCAATTAAAAGATCAACGGTCTGATTGTGAAACGGACTTTTTGAGTCGATAATTTTGGCGCTTTTGATGATTATTTTCATATTGTAGATATTTTTTTGTCGTAAGATGATTTTTGTAAAAAGTAAAATGCCTTTAAAACAAACTCGAATTCTATTTTACAAATTTTATAATTGCCATTTCTAGTGCTAAAAATAACAGTGCAAAGATAACAAACCATTTCCAAATTTGGCTGTCAGTTCGTTCAGTTTGTAAGGTATTAAAAATGGTCGAAATAGTATCGGCGGTTTTAAAGTCAGAAACTACATTTGTGTTTACCTGACTCAAATCGCTTTCCGTTCGTTTGTAATTAAAACTAATATTTTCAACCCATTCTTTTTTATCGAAAACACCGTAATTACCAGCAGTTTCAGGAAAATCATTAAAGGTTAATTTTACTTTATTGTTCAATATCTGCTGAATCGGAATAAAAGAATCTTCATTTCCTTTTACTTCCAAAATCGCGTCTTTAGTTAATAAAACATCCACAAAATAAGGTTGATTATTTCCTATTGTCAATGCGTTAACTCCAGTTTTTTGATTGTTCTGAGCGATTTTATAAAATAGCGGAACAATTAAAGGTGATTGCTGAAAATTTGAATTTGTACTATTTATTGGTGCTGTAAAAACCGTTATTCCAGAAACCTGATTTTGAACAGAAGTTACAAAAGGTGTCTGATCTTCAAAGGAAAGGACAGCAGGATATGAACTTGAAACGGCAAATGCACTATTTACTTTTGGATATTGAAAATTCGTTATTTTGTTCTCAAAAACCCCCGAAAATAACGGATGATCAAAATTAATTTTAGTGATTAATTTATTGCTGGCTTCTAAATTTCCGAATTGAACTTTCCCAAAATTACTCAGCAAAGTATTTAAATTAGAAATAGAACTTTTCTCAGAAGGAATTACAACCAAATTACCGCCTTTAGAAACAAAAGCTTTTAAAGTAGTCTGCAAAGCCTGAGGAATTTCATTCAATTCGTTTAAAATAATCGTATTTTGTTTCTCTAAACTATTGTAATCTAAAGAACTAATCGAATAATTGTGGTAATTGAATTCGCCTGGAGTGTAAATTCTAGATAAGAAATTACTTTTTTCAGGTTCGCCGATACTGATAACGTTTGTTTTTTTGTTTTTAGAAATGCTGAAAAACAATTTGTTATCATACGTTAAGCCGTTATCTTCGATCATTATATATCCATGAAAAGCTTCTTTTGGAATCGTAAAATTGATTTTCTTTTTCTTAGTGTCAAAATTGACAATCGTTTTGGCAATCAATTTATTTTGGTTGTACAAAGCAGTCGAAACCGGTTTAAAATCTTCGCCGTAAGCTGATAAATTAATTCCGATTTCATAGAAATTCTCTAAAGTTTGATTAATGTTAACGCTGTCGATCGAAACGTTATTTTTTTGTTCTGCTTCTGGAACTATGAAATATGGTTTTTCTTCAAAATTTACAGTTGCAACATCTTTTTCTTTTAAACCTACAGCATCTGTAATGATTACAATGTCTTTTTTATGTGCAGATTTGTGTGCTTTAATTTTTGCAGTTATTGCCGAAAGGTCAAAAGGCGCTGCGCTGTATTTTAGGTTTTGTAAAGCACTTTTAGAAGATTTAATATCGGTATTCCAGAAATTTTCGGTGTTAGTTAATAAAGAAAATGGAGTGTTTTCTGGAGTGTTTTCAAGCAATTCCTGAACAGCTCTCTTTAACAATTCGCCTTTTTTGCCTTTTGCCTGCATACTAAACGAATTGTCTAAAACAATATACATTTCGTTTGAAGCATTTTTGCTGTCGACTGCCTGAAAAAACGGCTGGGCAAAAGCTAAAATTATAAAAGTCAGCAGTAATAAACGTGTAGCCAATAAAAGGCGCTTTTTAATTTTAGAACTTTTACGTGTCTGAATTGCAAGTTCTTTTAAGAATCGAACATTGGTAAAAAAAGAGGTTTTAAAACGTCTTAATTGAAATAAGTGAACCAAAATTGGAACGATCAATAAAAACAGAAAGTATAGAATTTCGGGATGTTTAAAATGCATTCTGGCTTCGATTTACTTCACTACGTTTTGTTTTTCGCGAAGATGCTGGTCAAAAATACGAATTAAAAATTATTTAAACCATAATAAGTTTCTGTAAGAGATTAACTAGTGCTGGATAAAATTTATGGAGTTTGAAAAATGTAACTTTTGCCATTTCTTTTGTAACAAAGAAACTATTTTAAAACGATTTTTATTCCTTATTTTAGCTGATTCAAAAAAACAAACTATGAAAAAAATATATTTATTTTTATTTTCTGCTTTATCCCTGACCACGGTAAAAGCTCAAAATAAATTCAACTTATTGGTTGGAACTTACACAAATACCTGTCAAAGCAACGGAATTTATGTTTATGAATTTGATGCATCTTCCGGCGGTTTAAAATTAAAGAATTCTTCAGAAAATGTTATCAGTCCAAGTTATTTATCGGTTTCTGCTGATAATAAATTTATCTATGCTGTAAACGAAAACGGAACTCAAAGTGCTGTCAGTTCTTTTAGTTATAATTCAGCTTCAGGAAAAATAAAGTTATTGAATACAAATGCTTCTTTAGGTGCAGATCCATGTCATTTAATTAATGATGATAAAAATGTAATTGTTGCCAATTATTCTGGCGGAAACATTGTCGTTTTTAAGAAAAAGCCAAATGGAAGTCTTACTGAAGTGCAGCAAATAATTCAGCATGAAGGAAAAGGACCAAACGCAGCGCGTCAGGAAAAAGCGCACGTGCATATGGTTGTTTTTTCACCAGATAAAAAATTCGTTTTGTCTAATGATTTAGGTTTAGATAAAGTGTTTATTTATAAGTACAACCCGAATTCTACAAACGAAATGCTGATGCTTAAAGGAAGTGTTGATGTAAAGAAAGGAAGCGGACCAAGACATTTGACTTTTAGTAAAGATGGTAAATTTGTGTATTTGGTTCAGGAACTAGACGGAACTTTAACGACTTTTAGTTATGATAAAACTGGAAATCTAAAACTAATTGCCGAAACAAGCATTCTTCCAAAAGGTTTTACCGGCGGAACAGGTGCGGCGGCAATTAAAATTTCGCCAGACGGAAACTTTTTATATGTTTCTGATCGTGTAGACGCAAACTCTATTTCGGTTTATAAAATCCTTAAAACAGGAGCAATTGAATTGGTAGAGCAGCAAAGCACTTTAGGAAAAGGTCCAAGAGATTTCGCTATTGACCCAACAGGAAATTACCTTTTAGTTGGACATCAATATACAAATGATATCATTATTTTTAAAAGAGACAAAAAAACTGGAAAAATCACAGACACCGGAAAAAGAATCGAGTTGTGCTCGCCGGTTGGATTGGTTTTTACGAAAATATAGCTTTTTTTAAGGGACAAAGGCTCAGAGATGCAAAGGTTCAAAGGCAAAAAAGGCTCAAAAATAAACTTTATTTTTGAGCCTTTTTTATATTTAAAAATAGCAAAACCTCTGAAGCTTTGCCTCTTTGAACCTTTGTAACTTTTAAGAAAATCTATTTATCCTTATCTTTTCTCTTCTTATCTCTAGTCTTCAGCATATTTCTGTTAACAGAACCATGTGTTTTCTTTTTTGTTTTTGAAGGGCCTCCAAGATTGACTTTTTTGTTCTTTTTCGATTTTTCATGAAAAGCACCATCGCCGTCTAATTTTGGTTTTTTCATTAAAAACTTAATCGGCTGTCTGTCTTTTTCAGGTTCTATTAATTTAGATGAAATCTCAACTTCTTCTGGGAAATCAGCGATTTTAAGTTCCTGATTCATTAAAACTTCGGCCTCGATTTTAAATTCTTCTTCACGTGGTGTAACAAAACTGATAGCGGTTCCTGT contains:
- a CDS encoding MBL fold metallo-hydrolase, producing MKVYFLGTGTSQGIPIIGIDHPVCKSTDAKDKRLRVSIWITWGEHSYVIDCGPDFRQQMLSCGCRKLDAILFTHEHADHTAGLDDIRPFNFRQGEIPIYGHQRVLDNLRRRFDYVFETVNKYPGAPSVKTIEVQNNAPFAIGDKMAMPINAMHGDLQVFGYRVDDFAYLTDVKTIEQAEIDKLKGLKVLVVNALRVEPHDTHFNLQEALDFINLVKPEKAYLTHISHVLGFHEEVQKKLPENVFLAYDNLEITI
- a CDS encoding alpha/beta fold hydrolase; its protein translation is MNLSLEYKIREPKVILDKNPLLLLLHGYGSNESDLFSFASELPDNYYIISARAPYDLQYGAYAWYAINFDADQNKFSDNEQAKTSRDLIAKFIDELVANYPIDANNVTLIGFSQGSILSYATALSYPEKIQRVVAMSGYFNEEIIKEGFENNDFKNLKIFASHGTVDQVIPIEWARKTPAILDKLNVPVVYKEYPVGHGVAPQNFFDFKNWLGL
- a CDS encoding dihydroorotase; the encoded protein is MKIIIKSAKIIDSKSPFHNQTVDLLIADGLIEKIGVSLPNDDAEIVRFDDLHVSQGWFDSSVSLGEPGYEDRETIANGLNVAAKSGFTAIALQPNSLPVIDNQSQVSFVKNKANGFATEIFPIGALTKASEGKDMAELFDMKNAGAIAFGDYNKSIDNANILKIALQYVQDFDGLVIAYSQDPNIKGNGVANEGIVSTRLGLKGIPNLAEELQISRNLFLLEYTGGKLHIPTISTAKSVELIREAKAKGLNVTCSASVHHLVLTDEKLDGFDTRFKVTPPLRTEVDRQALLNGIADGTIDTITSDHNPIDIEFKKMEFDTAKNGTIGLESAFGALLTVLPLETVIAKLTSGRTLFGLENNTIEEGAKANFTLFTPEGKSAFTKENILSKSKNSAFLGTEIKGSVYGILNQNQLVTK
- a CDS encoding BatA and WFA domain-containing protein, whose product is MHFKHPEILYFLFLLIVPILVHLFQLRRFKTSFFTNVRFLKELAIQTRKSSKIKKRLLLATRLLLLTFIILAFAQPFFQAVDSKNASNEMYIVLDNSFSMQAKGKKGELLKRAVQELLENTPENTPFSLLTNTENFWNTDIKSSKSALQNLKYSAAPFDLSAITAKIKAHKSAHKKDIVIITDAVGLKEKDVATVNFEEKPYFIVPEAEQKNNVSIDSVNINQTLENFYEIGINLSAYGEDFKPVSTALYNQNKLIAKTIVNFDTKKKKINFTIPKEAFHGYIMIEDNGLTYDNKLFFSISKNKKTNVISIGEPEKSNFLSRIYTPGEFNYHNYSISSLDYNSLEKQNTIILNELNEIPQALQTTLKAFVSKGGNLVVIPSEKSSISNLNTLLSNFGKVQFGNLEASNKLITKINFDHPLFSGVFENKITNFQYPKVNSAFAVSSSYPAVLSFEDQTPFVTSVQNQVSGITVFTAPINSTNSNFQQSPLIVPLFYKIAQNNQKTGVNALTIGNNQPYFVDVLLTKDAILEVKGNEDSFIPIQQILNNKVKLTFNDFPETAGNYGVFDKKEWVENISFNYKRTESDLSQVNTNVVSDFKTADTISTIFNTLQTERTDSQIWKWFVIFALLFLALEMAIIKFVK
- a CDS encoding lactonase family protein, with protein sequence MKKIYLFLFSALSLTTVKAQNKFNLLVGTYTNTCQSNGIYVYEFDASSGGLKLKNSSENVISPSYLSVSADNKFIYAVNENGTQSAVSSFSYNSASGKIKLLNTNASLGADPCHLINDDKNVIVANYSGGNIVVFKKKPNGSLTEVQQIIQHEGKGPNAARQEKAHVHMVVFSPDKKFVLSNDLGLDKVFIYKYNPNSTNEMLMLKGSVDVKKGSGPRHLTFSKDGKFVYLVQELDGTLTTFSYDKTGNLKLIAETSILPKGFTGGTGAAAIKISPDGNFLYVSDRVDANSISVYKILKTGAIELVEQQSTLGKGPRDFAIDPTGNYLLVGHQYTNDIIIFKRDKKTGKITDTGKRIELCSPVGLVFTKI